The proteins below come from a single Kitasatospora sp. NBC_00315 genomic window:
- the treY gene encoding malto-oligosyltrehalose synthase yields the protein MTSPAEPAQPRPAGDGRARTPADAAPPPTASYRLQLQPAFTLRDATAAVPYLAALGVSHLHLSPLLEATAGSTHGYDTVDHGRISEQLGGEDALRELAAEARRHGLRLIADVVPNHMAVPVPEQLNRPLWHVLRDGPDSPYARWFDIDWAAHPGPVDAPERGRLLLPLLGDRLGAVIGDLTVDGDVLRYHDHAFPLRPGTEGLPLPDLLERQWYRLAWWQLARTELNYRRFFTVNDLIALRVELPEVFEATHGTLLRLHAEGVLDGFRIDHPDGLADPRGYLRRLAEATGGAYTVVEKILTGDEELPDDWPCAGTTGYDALHRIDGVLTDHAGACRLTAAYERFLDGSDTPGSGGGQPCADPHPADEAGRLGRAQLTAPLGELAAEVDRLVRLAGRICAAEPRLADHAPWELRTALHRILTDYPVYRPYVRPGEPAPAIAAEHLRAALEPDGEEAAGPGPAAGGERAGDPAGGPGADTLALVGALTLGRLGSSPEKDEFCVRFAQTASAVAAKGVEDTAFYRFNALTALNEVGGEPAHPGVPPADFHAWCEYIERRWPHTMTALSTHDTKRSADARARLAVLAEQPGAWADEAAAWTTAAGPCPDRNSAWLLWQTLVAAWPITPDRLVTALLKAAREAKLQTSWTAPDAAYEQALADHARGVYANPGLLPRIEGFVHALAPYARANTLGAALLHLTVPGVPDLYQGSEEPLYTLVDPDNRGPVDLGALAVRLTDSAAARADDLAREKLHLTTTALHLRRSRPLGPYRPIGAHGAAAEHLLAFRRGDDVVTAVTRLPHGLARAGGWRDSTLELPAGGTRWTDELTGRDFPPGPVPLALLLEQQPVALLTRPPARPPARPEEHV from the coding sequence ATGACCTCACCCGCCGAGCCCGCGCAGCCACGCCCGGCCGGTGACGGCCGGGCCCGCACCCCGGCCGACGCGGCGCCGCCCCCCACCGCCTCCTACCGCCTCCAGCTGCAGCCCGCCTTCACCCTGCGCGACGCCACCGCCGCCGTACCGTACCTGGCCGCGCTCGGCGTCTCCCACCTGCACCTGTCCCCGCTGCTGGAGGCCACCGCCGGCTCCACCCACGGGTACGACACCGTCGACCACGGCCGGATCAGCGAACAGCTCGGCGGTGAGGACGCCCTGCGGGAGCTGGCCGCCGAGGCCCGCCGCCACGGCCTGCGGCTGATCGCCGACGTGGTGCCCAACCACATGGCCGTCCCCGTCCCCGAGCAGCTCAACCGGCCGCTCTGGCACGTCCTGCGCGACGGTCCGGACTCTCCCTACGCGCGCTGGTTCGACATCGACTGGGCCGCCCATCCGGGCCCGGTCGACGCCCCGGAGCGCGGTCGGCTGCTGCTGCCGCTGCTCGGCGACCGGCTCGGCGCCGTCATCGGCGACCTGACCGTCGACGGGGACGTGCTGCGCTACCACGACCACGCCTTCCCGCTGCGCCCCGGCACCGAGGGCCTCCCGCTGCCCGACCTGCTGGAACGCCAGTGGTACCGGCTGGCCTGGTGGCAGCTGGCCAGGACGGAGCTGAACTACCGCCGCTTCTTCACCGTGAACGACCTGATCGCCCTGCGGGTCGAACTGCCCGAGGTGTTCGAGGCCACCCACGGCACGCTGCTGCGGCTGCACGCCGAGGGCGTGCTGGACGGGTTCCGGATCGACCACCCCGACGGCCTGGCCGACCCGCGCGGCTACCTGCGGCGCCTCGCCGAGGCCACCGGCGGCGCGTACACCGTGGTCGAGAAGATCCTCACCGGTGACGAGGAGCTGCCCGACGACTGGCCCTGCGCGGGAACCACCGGCTACGACGCGCTGCACCGGATCGACGGCGTGCTGACCGACCACGCGGGCGCCTGCCGGCTCACCGCCGCGTACGAGCGGTTCCTCGACGGATCCGACACCCCCGGCTCGGGCGGTGGGCAGCCGTGCGCCGATCCGCACCCCGCCGACGAGGCCGGGCGGCTGGGCCGGGCCCAGCTCACCGCGCCGCTCGGCGAGCTGGCCGCCGAGGTCGACCGGCTGGTCCGCCTCGCCGGTCGGATCTGCGCCGCCGAGCCGCGGCTCGCCGACCACGCGCCGTGGGAGCTTCGGACGGCCCTGCACCGGATACTGACCGACTACCCCGTCTACCGCCCCTACGTGCGCCCCGGCGAACCGGCCCCAGCGATCGCCGCCGAGCACCTGCGGGCCGCCCTGGAGCCGGACGGCGAGGAGGCCGCCGGGCCGGGCCCGGCAGCGGGCGGGGAGCGGGCCGGGGACCCGGCCGGCGGCCCGGGCGCCGACACGCTCGCCCTGGTCGGCGCGCTGACCCTGGGCCGGCTCGGCAGCAGCCCGGAGAAGGACGAGTTCTGCGTGCGGTTCGCCCAGACCGCCTCGGCCGTGGCCGCCAAGGGCGTCGAGGACACCGCGTTCTACCGCTTCAACGCGCTGACCGCGCTCAACGAGGTCGGCGGCGAGCCCGCCCACCCCGGGGTCCCGCCCGCCGACTTCCACGCCTGGTGCGAGTACATCGAGCGGCGCTGGCCGCACACCATGACGGCGCTCTCCACCCACGACACCAAGCGCAGCGCCGACGCCAGGGCCCGGCTCGCCGTGCTGGCCGAGCAGCCGGGGGCCTGGGCCGACGAGGCCGCCGCCTGGACGACGGCGGCCGGCCCCTGCCCCGACCGCAACAGCGCCTGGCTGCTCTGGCAGACCCTGGTGGCCGCCTGGCCGATCACCCCGGACCGGCTGGTCACCGCCCTGCTCAAGGCCGCCCGCGAGGCCAAGCTGCAGACCTCCTGGACGGCCCCGGACGCCGCCTACGAACAGGCCCTCGCCGACCACGCCCGCGGGGTCTACGCCAACCCGGGGCTGCTGCCGCGGATCGAGGGCTTCGTGCACGCCCTCGCGCCGTACGCGCGGGCGAACACGCTCGGTGCGGCGCTGCTGCACCTGACCGTCCCCGGGGTCCCGGATCTCTACCAGGGCAGCGAGGAGCCGCTGTACACGCTGGTCGACCCGGACAACCGCGGACCGGTCGACCTGGGCGCGCTGGCCGTGCGGCTGACCGACTCCGCCGCCGCCCGGGCCGACGACCTGGCCCGGGAGAAGCTCCACCTGACCACCACGGCGCTGCACCTGCGGCGAAGCCGTCCGCTCGGCCCGTACCGGCCGATCGGCGCCCATGGAGCGGCCGCGGAGCACCTGCTCGCGTTCCGCCGCGGCGACGACGTGGTCACCGCCGTCACCCGCCTCCCCCACGGGCTGGCGCGGGCAGGCGGCTGGCGCGACAGCACGCTGGAGCTGCCGGCCGGCGGGACGCGGTGGACGGACGAACTGACCGGGCGCGACTTCCCGCCCGGTCCCGTCCCGCTGGCCCTGCTCCTGGAGCAGCAGCCGGTGGCCCTGCTGACCCGCCCGCCGGCCCGTCCGCCGGCCCGTCCGGAGGAGCACGTGTGA
- the glgX gene encoding glycogen debranching protein GlgX: MQVWPGQPYPLGATYDGAGTNFAVFSESADRIELCLFGEDGSETAVELRETDAFVRHAYIPGVQPGQRYGFRVHGPYNPGLGQRHNSAKLLLDPYAKAMSGTIDWDEAVYGYHFGAPERRNDLDSAPHTMHSVVINPYFDWGNDRPPRTDYHRTVLYEAHVKGLTQLHPGIPEEIRGTYAGLAHPAAIEHLAKLGVTAIELMPVHQFVRDHRLRDLGLANYWGYNTIGFFAPHSSYSSGGDRGQQVQEFKSMVKALHAAGIEVILDVVYNHTAEGNHLGPTLSLRGLDNVSYYRLAQDQRFYEDTTGTGNSLLMRSPHVLQMIMDSLRYWVTEMHVDGFRFDLAATLARQFHEVDRLSSFFDLVQQDPVVSQAKLIAEPWDLGEGGYQVGNFPPLWTEWNGMYRDTVRDLWRGENATLAEFGSRITGSSDLYQDDGRRPIASINFVTCHDGFTLRDLVSYNDKHNEANGEDSRDGESFNRSWNCGAEGPSDDPAVQKLRARQQRNLLATLMLSQGVPMLSHGDELGRTQRGNNNAYCQDNELSWVHWPDGGTGEQDEAPDATLLEFTQGMIWLRRDHPVFRRRRFFHGRPVSGTHDDLTDIAWFTPSGEEMTKRDWGASYAKSLTVFLNGDAISEPDRRGGKIADDSFLLMFNAHFEQLEFTVPAGHGKEWHVVVDTTQPVLPAPGTGARVKAGDALWLADRSLLVLQRAS; the protein is encoded by the coding sequence ATGCAGGTCTGGCCAGGTCAGCCGTACCCGCTTGGCGCCACCTACGACGGGGCCGGCACCAACTTCGCGGTGTTCTCCGAGAGCGCCGACCGGATCGAGCTGTGCCTCTTCGGCGAGGACGGCTCGGAGACGGCCGTGGAGCTGCGGGAGACGGACGCGTTCGTCCGGCACGCCTACATCCCGGGGGTGCAGCCGGGCCAGCGCTACGGGTTCCGGGTGCACGGCCCCTACAACCCGGGGCTGGGCCAGCGCCACAACAGTGCCAAGCTGCTGCTGGACCCGTACGCCAAGGCGATGAGCGGGACGATCGACTGGGACGAGGCGGTCTACGGGTACCACTTCGGCGCGCCCGAGCGGCGCAACGACCTGGATTCGGCCCCCCACACGATGCACTCGGTGGTGATCAACCCCTACTTCGACTGGGGCAACGACCGCCCGCCGCGCACCGACTACCACCGCACGGTCCTCTACGAGGCGCACGTGAAGGGGCTGACCCAGCTCCACCCGGGCATCCCCGAGGAGATCCGGGGCACGTACGCGGGGCTGGCCCACCCGGCGGCGATCGAGCACCTGGCGAAGCTCGGGGTGACCGCGATCGAGCTGATGCCGGTGCACCAGTTCGTCCGCGACCACCGGCTGCGCGATCTGGGGCTGGCCAACTACTGGGGCTACAACACCATCGGCTTCTTCGCCCCGCACTCCTCCTACTCCTCCGGCGGGGACCGCGGGCAGCAGGTGCAGGAGTTCAAGTCGATGGTGAAGGCGCTGCACGCGGCCGGTATCGAGGTGATCCTCGACGTGGTCTACAACCACACCGCCGAGGGCAACCACCTGGGCCCGACGCTGTCGCTGCGCGGCCTGGACAACGTCTCCTACTACCGGCTCGCCCAGGACCAGCGCTTCTACGAGGACACCACCGGCACCGGCAACAGCCTGCTGATGCGCAGCCCCCACGTCCTTCAGATGATCATGGACTCGCTGCGCTACTGGGTCACCGAGATGCACGTGGACGGCTTCCGCTTCGACCTCGCCGCCACCCTGGCCCGGCAGTTCCACGAGGTCGACCGGCTCTCCTCGTTCTTCGACCTGGTCCAGCAGGACCCGGTGGTCTCCCAGGCCAAGCTGATCGCCGAGCCGTGGGATCTCGGGGAGGGCGGCTACCAGGTCGGCAACTTCCCGCCGCTCTGGACGGAGTGGAACGGCATGTACCGCGACACGGTCCGTGACCTGTGGCGCGGCGAGAACGCCACGCTCGCCGAGTTCGGCTCCCGGATCACCGGTTCCTCCGACCTCTACCAGGACGACGGCCGGCGGCCGATCGCCTCCATCAACTTCGTCACCTGCCACGACGGCTTCACCCTGCGCGACCTGGTCTCCTACAACGACAAGCACAACGAGGCCAACGGCGAGGACAGCCGGGACGGCGAGTCCTTCAACCGCTCGTGGAACTGCGGGGCCGAGGGCCCGAGCGACGATCCGGCCGTCCAGAAGCTGAGAGCACGCCAGCAGCGCAACCTGCTGGCCACCCTGATGCTCTCCCAGGGCGTCCCGATGCTCTCCCACGGCGACGAGCTGGGCCGCACCCAGCGCGGCAACAACAACGCCTACTGCCAGGACAACGAACTCTCCTGGGTGCACTGGCCCGACGGCGGGACGGGTGAGCAGGACGAGGCTCCGGACGCCACGCTGCTGGAGTTCACCCAGGGGATGATCTGGCTCCGCCGCGACCATCCGGTCTTCCGCCGCCGCCGCTTCTTCCACGGCCGCCCGGTCTCCGGCACCCACGACGACCTCACCGACATCGCGTGGTTCACGCCCTCGGGCGAGGAGATGACCAAGCGGGACTGGGGCGCCAGCTACGCCAAGTCGCTCACGGTCTTCCTGAACGGCGACGCGATCTCCGAACCGGACCGACGCGGCGGGAAGATCGCCGACGACTCGTTCCTGCTGATGTTCAACGCCCACTTCGAGCAGTTGGAGTTCACCGTCCCGGCCGGCCACGGCAAGGAGTGGCACGTGGTGGTCGACACCACGCAGCCCGTGCTGCCCGCCCCCGGCACCGGCGCGCGGGTCAAGGCGGGGGACGCGCTCTGGCTGGCCGACCGCTCGCTCCTGGTCCTGCAACGGGCCTCGTGA
- a CDS encoding SAV2148 family HEPN domain-containing protein, translating into MVFPAGGRGGGPGGARGPARSEAPTVVMRPSMAGRTTVPAQSGPVEIPALAWSGAEWDAAYQRVRLAGRAYVWLNLVEQRLRALVDEVLRPVYAPAHGEDWVTAAAGPAGEEWAHRAGAVREVSRRKGFLLDPADDDPLVFLTLPQLRELMVQHWPCFEPFLADRRELEMALDELEVARHVVSRNRTLSPTVLAQTERAAARLLAVLDGGTGGVPADVVESLVAGRYADVVAVHADRVRLQRDLPVEDLLDGARRLDALGIGLGMLCQNYTGRRLVRLATDGCRVRLLFLNPASSAVRRRERELGLGRGELARSIEMNIMHVRRVRARLRDQGGFEIRVFDETPRFTAYLVEGPRPSGQAGGRRQSTDVGVVQPYLRKARGMESPALVLRGGAGQQPGATEPGLLEVYREEFEGVWADSRPVS; encoded by the coding sequence ATGGTGTTCCCCGCCGGCGGTCGGGGCGGCGGGCCCGGCGGCGCCAGGGGCCCGGCCCGCAGTGAGGCTCCGACGGTCGTCATGCGCCCCTCGATGGCCGGGCGCACCACCGTGCCCGCCCAGAGCGGCCCGGTCGAGATACCGGCGCTGGCCTGGTCGGGAGCCGAGTGGGACGCCGCCTACCAGCGGGTGCGGCTCGCCGGGCGGGCGTACGTCTGGCTCAACCTGGTCGAGCAGCGGCTGCGCGCCCTGGTCGACGAGGTGCTGCGGCCGGTCTACGCCCCCGCGCACGGCGAGGACTGGGTGACGGCCGCGGCCGGTCCGGCCGGCGAGGAGTGGGCCCACCGGGCCGGCGCCGTCCGCGAGGTCAGCCGCCGCAAGGGCTTCCTGCTCGACCCGGCCGACGACGATCCGCTGGTCTTCCTCACCCTGCCCCAGCTGCGCGAACTCATGGTCCAGCACTGGCCCTGCTTCGAGCCCTTCCTCGCCGACCGGCGCGAGCTGGAGATGGCGCTGGACGAGCTGGAGGTCGCCCGGCACGTGGTCTCCCGCAACCGCACCCTGTCGCCGACCGTCCTCGCGCAGACCGAGCGGGCCGCCGCCCGGCTGCTCGCGGTGCTGGACGGCGGCACCGGCGGCGTGCCCGCCGACGTGGTCGAGTCGCTGGTCGCGGGACGGTACGCGGACGTGGTGGCGGTGCACGCCGACCGGGTCCGGCTCCAGCGGGACCTGCCGGTGGAGGACCTGCTCGACGGCGCGCGTCGGCTCGACGCGCTCGGCATCGGTCTCGGGATGCTCTGCCAGAACTACACCGGCCGCCGCCTGGTCCGGCTGGCCACCGACGGCTGCCGGGTGCGGCTGCTCTTCCTCAACCCGGCCAGCAGCGCGGTGCGGCGGCGCGAACGCGAGCTGGGGCTCGGGCGCGGCGAGCTGGCCCGCTCGATCGAGATGAACATCATGCACGTGCGGCGGGTCCGGGCCCGGCTGCGCGACCAGGGCGGTTTCGAGATCCGGGTCTTCGACGAGACGCCCCGCTTCACCGCGTACCTGGTCGAGGGCCCCCGCCCGAGCGGGCAGGCGGGCGGTCGCCGCCAGTCCACCGACGTCGGCGTGGTCCAGCCGTACCTGCGCAAGGCGCGCGGGATGGAGTCGCCGGCGCTGGTGCTGCGCGGCGGGGCGGGGCAGCAGCCGGGCGCCACCGAGCCGGGCCTGCTGGAGGTCTACCGCGAGGAGTTCGAGGGCGTCTGGGCGGACTCCCGCCCGGTCTCCTGA
- the efeB gene encoding iron uptake transporter deferrochelatase/peroxidase subunit: MTSQHAAGGSRPVQPATLQPATLQPTTIQPATAPPTSDLPTSDLPVPDLPVPDPPVPDRPEAAAPVTSPRRGAAPASRRSFVRAALGAGTAGAALVLGAAPAAAAPTAPRSQAGFVPFHGPHQAGITTPVPAFASFVSFDVTVPDLAALQELFRTLTERIRFLASGGTPPDLGPSAPPSDSGILGPVLPTDDLTVTVGLGASLFDDRYGLAAVKPVRLAPMKSFPNDSLRPAETHGDLSLQICAESRDTVLHTLRDLTRHTRGALRARWRTDGFQNRPRPSGSQRNLLGFKDGIANPDTASARQMDALVWVVDGGGEPGWATGGSYQVIRTIRTLAAAWDGTPLGEQERIIGRHKDTGAPLGASSEGDNPDYAKDPQGAVIATDAHIRLANPRTAQSADSRILRRGYNYDRGVDEAGELDMGLAFCCYQQDVVRQFEAVQTRLVDEPLARFLQPTGGGCFFVPPGVKDASDWLARGLFAAL; the protein is encoded by the coding sequence ATGACCAGCCAGCACGCAGCCGGTGGCTCCCGCCCCGTCCAGCCCGCGACGCTCCAGCCCGCGACGCTCCAGCCCACGACGATCCAGCCCGCGACGGCCCCACCGACGAGTGACCTGCCGACGAGTGACCTGCCCGTCCCCGACCTGCCCGTCCCCGACCCGCCCGTCCCCGACCGGCCCGAGGCCGCCGCACCGGTGACGAGCCCCCGCCGGGGGGCCGCCCCGGCCTCCCGCCGCAGCTTCGTCCGCGCCGCGCTCGGCGCCGGCACGGCGGGCGCCGCACTGGTCCTCGGGGCCGCCCCGGCGGCCGCCGCCCCCACCGCCCCCAGGTCGCAGGCCGGGTTCGTCCCCTTCCACGGCCCGCACCAGGCCGGCATCACCACTCCGGTGCCGGCCTTCGCGTCCTTCGTCTCCTTCGACGTCACCGTCCCCGACCTCGCGGCGCTCCAGGAACTCTTCCGGACCCTCACCGAGCGCATCCGCTTCCTCGCCTCCGGCGGCACCCCGCCGGACCTCGGCCCGAGCGCCCCGCCCTCCGACAGCGGCATCCTCGGACCGGTGCTGCCCACCGACGACCTCACCGTGACGGTGGGCCTCGGCGCCTCGCTCTTCGACGACCGTTACGGGCTGGCCGCCGTGAAGCCCGTCCGGCTGGCCCCGATGAAGAGCTTCCCCAACGACAGCCTGCGCCCCGCCGAGACCCACGGTGACCTCTCGCTGCAGATCTGCGCCGAGAGCCGGGACACCGTGCTGCACACCCTGCGCGACCTCACCCGGCACACCCGGGGCGCGCTGCGCGCCCGCTGGCGGACCGACGGGTTCCAGAACCGCCCCCGCCCCAGCGGCTCCCAGCGCAACCTGCTCGGCTTCAAGGACGGCATCGCCAACCCGGACACCGCCTCCGCCCGGCAGATGGACGCGCTGGTCTGGGTGGTGGACGGCGGCGGCGAACCGGGCTGGGCGACCGGCGGCAGCTACCAGGTGATCCGCACCATCCGCACCCTGGCCGCCGCCTGGGACGGCACGCCGCTCGGCGAGCAGGAGCGGATCATCGGCCGCCACAAGGACACCGGCGCCCCGCTCGGGGCCTCCTCCGAGGGCGACAACCCGGACTACGCGAAGGATCCGCAGGGCGCCGTCATCGCGACGGACGCGCACATCCGGCTGGCCAACCCCCGTACCGCGCAGAGCGCCGACAGCCGGATCCTGCGACGCGGCTACAACTACGACCGGGGTGTGGACGAGGCCGGCGAGCTCGACATGGGGCTCGCCTTCTGCTGCTACCAGCAGGACGTGGTGCGCCAGTTCGAGGCCGTCCAGACCCGGCTCGTCGACGAACCGCTGGCCCGCTTCCTGCAGCCCACCGGCGGCGGCTGCTTCTTCGTGCCGCCGGGCGTCAAGGACGCCTCCGACTGGCTGGCCCGGGGCCTGTTCGCGGCGCTCTGA
- a CDS encoding exonuclease domain-containing protein: MSWWQEPLVGFDLETTGTDPAESRIVTAALVDTVGSRRQGAANWLLDPGVPIPAEAEAIHGIGDDLARGKGRPAKEGVGEIAAALCERLAAGRPVVAFNAPFDLSMLDAELRRHGLPDLAERLGGPVAPVLDALVIDRAVDKYRKGSRTLQRVCEVYGVELTDAHEAGSDALAAVRVAVALAERYRAEVAELPLAELHRRQVDWYREWAEGLEAWLRKGKDPQAVIDPRWPLR; encoded by the coding sequence ATGAGCTGGTGGCAGGAGCCACTGGTCGGCTTCGATCTGGAGACCACGGGTACCGACCCGGCCGAGTCCCGGATCGTCACGGCCGCCCTCGTGGACACGGTCGGGAGCCGCCGGCAGGGCGCCGCCAACTGGCTGCTCGATCCCGGTGTCCCGATCCCCGCCGAGGCCGAGGCCATCCACGGCATCGGCGACGACCTCGCGCGCGGCAAGGGCCGCCCGGCGAAGGAGGGGGTCGGGGAGATAGCCGCGGCCCTCTGCGAGCGCCTCGCGGCGGGCCGCCCCGTGGTCGCCTTCAACGCCCCCTTCGACCTCTCCATGCTCGACGCCGAGCTGCGCCGCCACGGCCTGCCCGACCTGGCCGAGCGGCTCGGCGGCCCGGTCGCCCCGGTGCTGGACGCCCTGGTCATCGACCGCGCCGTCGACAAGTACCGCAAGGGCTCGCGCACCCTCCAGCGGGTCTGCGAGGTCTACGGGGTCGAGCTGACGGACGCGCACGAGGCGGGCAGCGACGCGCTCGCGGCGGTCCGCGTCGCGGTGGCGCTCGCCGAGCGCTACCGCGCGGAGGTCGCGGAGCTGCCGCTCGCCGAGCTGCACCGCCGTCAGGTCGACTGGTACCGCGAGTGGGCCGAGGGTCTGGAGGCGTGGCTGCGCAAGGGCAAGGACCCACAGGCCGTGATCGACCCGCGCTGGCCGTTGCGCTGA
- a CDS encoding polysaccharide deacetylase family protein — translation MPELPTARTPVHLTRRRSDLVPEHLPEPGRRPARTNRALRRGLAAACAALVGSAVLAGCGGTAQGALRPPTATAPAAPSSSSSDPSVSSGRSGPGTSPGTSPTPSAPASASATRSPVAASSTPAPAAAAPLAATTPAPPPTGGVSPAVVTATASGGRSVALTFDDGPGPATGQILDLLARYGAKATFCQIGPQAAADPATVRRILAAGHRLCDHSVHHPQPFAALPPDRQVYEISAAREMIVRAGGPGTPVAWFRAPGGGFTAANQQVAASYGMRPLGWTVDTRDWAKPGVPAILAAVRRELRPGGVILMHDGGGDRSQTVAALRQLLPQLAAQGYTFDFPAT, via the coding sequence ATGCCCGAACTCCCCACCGCCCGGACGCCCGTGCACCTCACCCGGCGCCGCTCCGACCTCGTGCCGGAGCACCTGCCGGAGCCCGGCCGCCGCCCGGCACGGACGAACCGCGCACTGCGGCGCGGCCTGGCGGCGGCTTGCGCCGCCCTGGTGGGTTCGGCGGTGCTGGCCGGCTGCGGCGGCACCGCGCAGGGCGCGCTCCGGCCGCCGACGGCGACCGCTCCGGCGGCGCCCTCCTCCAGCTCGTCGGACCCCTCGGTCTCCTCGGGCCGGTCCGGGCCCGGGACCTCGCCCGGAACGTCGCCCACGCCCTCCGCCCCCGCCTCCGCCTCCGCCACACGCTCCCCCGTCGCGGCGTCGAGCACGCCGGCCCCGGCGGCGGCGGCTCCCCTCGCGGCGACCACCCCCGCCCCGCCTCCCACGGGCGGTGTGTCACCGGCGGTGGTCACCGCCACCGCCTCCGGCGGCCGGAGCGTGGCACTGACCTTCGACGACGGCCCCGGTCCGGCCACCGGACAGATCCTCGACCTGCTGGCGCGGTACGGCGCGAAGGCGACCTTCTGCCAGATCGGCCCGCAGGCCGCCGCCGACCCGGCGACGGTCCGGCGCATCCTGGCCGCGGGCCACCGGCTGTGCGACCACAGCGTGCACCACCCCCAGCCGTTCGCCGCGCTCCCGCCCGACCGGCAGGTGTACGAGATATCCGCCGCCCGGGAGATGATCGTCCGGGCCGGCGGCCCGGGCACCCCGGTCGCCTGGTTCCGGGCGCCGGGCGGCGGCTTCACCGCGGCCAACCAGCAGGTCGCGGCCTCGTACGGGATGCGCCCGCTCGGCTGGACGGTGGACACCCGGGACTGGGCGAAGCCCGGGGTTCCGGCGATCCTGGCCGCCGTCCGGCGGGAGCTGCGGCCCGGCGGGGTGATCCTGATGCACGACGGGGGCGGCGACCGGAGCCAGACCGTCGCGGCCCTGCGGCAGCTGCTCCCGCAGCTGGCCGCCCAGGGCTACACCTTCGACTTTCCCGCCACCTGA